The Amaranthus tricolor cultivar Red isolate AtriRed21 chromosome 6, ASM2621246v1, whole genome shotgun sequence genome has a segment encoding these proteins:
- the LOC130816004 gene encoding actin-related protein 2/3 complex subunit 3, with amino-acid sequence MVYHSSFVDDQGVTKACGCPLLSLKSHIKGPAPVSDQESTDIVDEAITFFRANVFFRNFDIKSPADKLLIYLTYYINVALKRLEGCRTLAEGTKAIINLGLEEVPVPGESSFPFPGLFTPAKSYQEAVLFRNYLKQIREETSGRLLSVAYRHNGTPNKWWLAFAKRKFVNIVAL; translated from the exons GTCTATCACTCGAGTTTTGTTGATGATCAAGGAGTAACAAAAGCTTGTGGTTGTCCACTACTTTCATTGAAAAGCCATATCAAGGGTCCTGCACCCGTTTCTGATCAAG AAAGTACCGATATTGTTGATGAAGCAATCACCTTTTTTCGTGCCAATGTGTTCTTCAGGAACTTTGACATAAAGAGCCCAGCTGATAAACTGCTCATTTACTTGACGTACTATATTAACGTTGCTTTGAAGAGGCTTGAGGGTTGTAGAACCTTGGCTGAAGGTACGAAGGCGATCATCAATTTGGGTCTTGAGGAGGTTCCCGTCCCTGGAGAATCCAGTTTCCCATTCCCTGGTCTCTTTACTCCTGCTAAATCATACCAGGAAGCCG TTTTATTCAGAAATTACCTGAAGCAGATAAGAGAAGAGACAAGCGGGAGACTACTGAGCGTTGCTTATCGACATAATGGCACTCCCAACAAATGGTGGTTGGCATTTGCTAAGCGGAAATTCGTAAACATTGTGGCGCTTTGA